From a single Oreochromis niloticus isolate F11D_XX linkage group LG3, O_niloticus_UMD_NMBU, whole genome shotgun sequence genomic region:
- the LOC100694122 gene encoding uncharacterized protein LOC100694122 yields MAAASALVSEDSLLCPVCLSVFTKPVSIPCGHNFCLDCITDYWSTLSVLQCPLCKEMFYTRPLLRVNPVIDEMAEKVKKSVQEMLLSSAEEAGNEDVLCDYCTGSKVSAQKSCLMCLVSYCQKHLEPHQRISALKKHKLIDPVKDLENRVCQDHGEPLELICRLDQMFLCQSCKCSDHKTHETVILEDEAEMRKTQLRSENNSMDQMIQEREQKIQEVQQSVKTSRSKAEDALLYSRKVMTALVEHIKTEFTRLSEASEMKQKINETEAESFINELEAEITHIKKKKLQFHEALLIRDPFRFLENVLPLTYNKPQLKDWSAVTVTSDQFMIQETMAELETKVREEVSTLCNINFRGGKQQRTSNVSKYKDIISRSDLISSGPPAVYQLRAKKQKFGTRMTVGEKKQDKINRTILLMGETGAGKSTLINALLNYTMGVKWEDGVWFTIVEEKKKSQTSDVIVYEIFGFEDKTLPYSLTIIDTPGYGDTRGIEHGGIFSHRLLNLLDGVHEVHAVGLVMKATENRLSDRLMYVFDSVMSLLGKDVEQNIIALITHSDGSKPKNAFKALEDAKIKCAKNKKNQSVYFLFNNCQLEDEAEKYLKLNFESSERGVRGFTAFLKETTPLQPEVTPEVLKERIRLTACIQNLQERIRFTEVKQREMKQTREALQKNEVVTPCVVFKHKEPIRAETCGVGVKAAVSCTVCEENCHYSGCTVSLNHCEVFRDGLCTSCTNKCPASEHVKEKWRYVTRIRRGQKNKTRTKKKDVHFLEKEMNKLTAEKSQFLDESYQHVVRLEEIALKADSVSTIVHLDFLIEKMKEKGDAEKIKKLEEMRRREDEGIRGALRISLISSPHEDIISHSFLIRSGPPAVYQLRLKKEEFGTLTRMTVGEKNPNKINRTILLVGETGAGKSTLINALVNYTMGVKWEDRVWFQIVEEEKKSQIGRQTESQTSDVIVYEIFGFEDKTLPYSLTIINSPGYGDTRASDYDDTISYRLLDLFQSDDGVHEVHAVGLVMKEMKVLTAEKEKWLSDSYHHAVRLEEIALKADSASTIVHLDFLIEMMKEKGDTDKVQKLEEMRREDGGTKEAQRYKLGQTPSASKNIGRPSLWYK; encoded by the exons ATGGCTGCAGCATCGGCTCTGGTGTCTGAGGACAGTCTTCTTTGTCCggtctgtctgagtgtgttcaCTAAACCTGTGTCGATTCCCTGTGGACACAACTTTTGTTTGGACTGTATCACAGACTACTGGAGCACTCTGTCTGTACTGCAATGTCCACTGTGCAAAGAGATGTTTTACACCAGGCCGTTGCTTCGGGTTAACCCTGTCATTGATGAAATGGCAGAAAAGGTTAAAAAATCTGTTCAAGAAATGTTGTTGAGTTCAGCTGAAGAAGCAGGAAATGAGGATGTGCTCTGTGATTACTGCACAGGGTCCAAGGTCAGCGCCCAGAAGTCCTGTTTAATGTGTTTAGTGTCCTACTGTCAAAAACATCTGGAGCCTCATCAGAGGATTTCAGCTTTGAAGAAACACAAGCTGATCGATCCAGTTAAGGACCTGGAGAACAGAGTATGTCAGGATCACGGTGAGCCTTTGGAGCTAATCTGCAGACTGGATCAAATGTTTCTGTGTCAGTCCTGTAAATGCAGTGACCATAAAACACATGAAACAGTGATTCTGGAGGACGAGGCTGAAATGAGGAAAACCCAGCTGAGATCAGAAAATAACAGCATGGATCAGATGATCCAGGAACGTGAGCAGAAAATCCAGGAAGTTCAACAGTCAGTGAAGACCAGCAGAAGTAAAGCTGAGGACGCGTTATTGTACAGCAGGAAGGTGATGACCGCTTTGGTGGAGCACATAAAGACAGAGTTCACCAGACTGTCTGAGGCTAGCGAGatgaagcagaaaataaatgagaCAGAGGCAGAAAGCTTTATTAATGAGCTGGAGGCAGAGATTACAcacattaaaaagaagaagctgcagTTTCATGAAGCTTTGCTCATCAGAGACCCCTTCAGGTTCCTGGAGAATGTCCTCCCTCTTACCTACAATAAACCCCAGCTGAAGGACTGGTCTGCTGTGACTGTAACCAGTGACCAGTTTATGATTCAGGAGACCATGGCCGAGCTGGAGACAAAAGTCAGAGAAGAAGTCAGCACACTGTGTAATATCAACTTCAGAGGTGGGAAACAACAGAG GACGAGTAACGTCTCAAAATACAAGGACATCATCTCCAGAAGTGATCTGATCAGTTCAGGACCTCCTGCTGTCTACCAGCTGAGAGCAAAGAAACAGAAGTTTGGAACAAGAATGActgttggagaaaaaaaacaagacaagatAAACAGAACCATCTTACTTATGGGAGAAACAGGAGCAGGAAAATCTACACTGATCAACGCTCTGCTCAACTACACTATGGGAGTGAAGTGGGAGGATGGAGTCTGGTTTACGATTgtagaggagaagaagaaaagtcagACATCAGATGTGATCGTGTacgagatctttggttttgaaGATAAAACTCTGCCCTACTCTCTGACCATCATCGATACTCCGGGATATGGAGACACCAGAGGGATTGAACATGGTGGCATCTTCAGTCACAGATTATTGAACTTGCTGGATGGAGTCCATGAAGTTCACGCAGTGGGTCTGGTGATGAAGGCAACAGAGAATCGACTGAGTGATCGACTGATGTACGTCTTTGATTCAGTGATGTCTCTGCTTGGAAAAGATGTGGAGCAAAACATCATAGCTCTGATCACACACTCAGATGGAAGCAAacctaaaaatgcttttaaagcTCTTGAAGATGCAAAAATTAAATGTGCCAAAAATAAGAAGAATCAGTCTGTTTACTTCTTGTTTAATAACTGCCAGCTTGAAGATGAGGCAGAAAAATACCTGAAACTAAATTTTGAAAGCTCAGAGAGAGGAGTGAGAGGGTTCACAGCTTTCCTGAAAGAAACTACACCTCTGCAGCCAGAAGTGACACCTGAAGTGTTAAAGGAAAGAATCAGACTGACAGCCTGCATCCAAAACCTACAAGAAAGAATCAGATTCACTGAAGTTAAACAAAGAGAGATGAAACAGACTCGGGAAGCTCTGCAGAAGAATGAAGTGGTCACtccatgtgttgtttttaaacataaagAACCTATCAGAGCAGAGACGTGTGGGGTGGGGGTTAAAGCAGCTGTCAGCTGTACAGTCTGTGAGGAGAACTGTCACTATTCTGGATGCACAGTGTCCTTAAATCACTGTGAGGTCTTTAGAGATGGTCTCTGTACGTCATGTACCAACAAGTGTCCTGCATCAGAGCATGTGAAAGAAAAGTGGAGATATGTGACCAGGATAAGGAGAGGTCAGAAGAACAAAACACGAACAAAAAAGAAGGACGTTCATTTTCTTGAAAAGGAAATGAACAAACTGACAGCAGAGAAGTCCCAGTTCCTGGATGAGTCCTACCAGCATGTAGTCAGACTGGAGGAAATCGCTCTGAAAGCTGATTCAGTGTCCACTATTGTCCACTTGGACTTCCTGATtgagaagatgaaggagaaaGGAGACGCAGAGAAGATCAAGAAACTGGAGGAGATGAGAAGAAGAGAGGATGAAGGAATTAGAGGAGCTCTGAG GATCAGTTTGATCTCATCACCACATGAAGACATCATCTCACACAGTTTTCTCATCAGGTCAGGACCTCCTGCTGTCTaccagctgagactgaagaaagaGGAGTTTGGAACTCTGACAAGAATGACTGTtggagaaaaaaatccaaataagATAAACAGAACCATCTTActtgtgggagaaacaggagcAGGAAAATCTACTCTGATCAACGCTCTGGTCAACTACACCATGGGAGTGAAGTGGGAGGATAGAGTCTGGTTTCAGATCgtagaggaggagaagaagagtcAAATAGGACGACAGACAGAAAGTCAGACATCAGATGTGATCGTGTatgagatctttggttttgaaGATAAAACTCTGCCCTACTCTCTGACTATCATCAATAGTCCTGGATATGGAGACACCAGAGCGTCTGATTATGATGACACCATCAGTTACAGATTACTGGACTTGTTTCAATCAGATGATGGAGTCCATGAAGTTCATGCAGTGGGTCTGGTGATGAAG GAAATGAAAGTGCTGACAGCAGAAAAGGAAAAGTGGCTAAGTGACTCCtaccaccatgctgtcagactgGAGGAAATCGCTCTGAAAGCTGATTCAGCATCCACTATTGTCCACTTGGACTTCCTGATTGAGATGATGAAGGAGAAAGGAGACAcagacaaggtccagaaactggAGGAGATGAGGAGAGAGGATGGAGGAACCAAAGAAGCACAGAGGTACAAACTTGGTCAAACACCATCAGCTAGCAAAAACATTGGGAGACCCTCCCTCTGGTataagtga